In bacterium, the following are encoded in one genomic region:
- a CDS encoding T9SS type A sorting domain-containing protein, with protein MRFRVMTLLAFALFCGAFALFSQDVIVPIMPSDGSAALMVNAQVAADTAGRGFRADRIYEFKRGEIYLQNATLTVPAGQTIRFRASAGEGPKPVIYLWPTGTGSNPTRPPGWSISLNGAHAEVKGICMTGIYEYEPTAADNMQGGLIQTQTAEGGSIVVDDCIFSNTNGNHIRTNTSTKKVIATNCIFANMGNLVTSNFGAGKAFDLRDVACDSFVVRNCTFVNYQDRPIRHWNATSTKPIIHGLIDHNTFVNGMGFHGLLSLGGVGKDMTITNNLFIDAFALGEDSTDVTRAAEWANTGEVYANGNNKITWIFTSPNDTTKWKVSNNYWTISDSGWAFLNAFKFGPANPLSAHIQNKLGAGAATAFTYLDLKPAKIPKLMTNLMRWYESPTGGNKTKDKANYVRARDDFDRRFIEFFRDTMDVSYPTSSVAYMGGENGMPAGDLNWFPDKKAQWQELAAATPIAEARIDANNDFIADLKGQIVTLVGTVTSPNYRPGGLQYYMQDATGGINIFASSVVYDLKVGDVIKITGKIDQYNGLVEIVPAAATDIVTLSRGAAVSPLPMTKADMNEATEGVLAMLFRYRLVDATKWPAAGKNATVQFTNGTDVVDVYIDKDVDIAGTTPPAGWVNLVGNIEQFTTATPANTGYEIRPRGVADFILITGVAENDGSLPTHYALSQNYPNPFNPVTTFAFDMPENGDVRIVVYDLLGKVVATLHDGKLAAGYHKFNFNGVSVPSGIYFYRVESKNFSDVKKMTLVK; from the coding sequence ATGCGCTTTAGAGTCATGACATTGCTGGCTTTCGCGCTGTTCTGCGGGGCGTTTGCACTGTTTAGCCAGGACGTGATCGTGCCGATCATGCCATCGGACGGCAGTGCGGCCCTTATGGTCAACGCGCAGGTAGCTGCCGACACGGCTGGCCGCGGATTCAGAGCAGACCGGATCTATGAATTCAAGCGCGGCGAGATCTATCTCCAGAATGCCACGCTGACGGTTCCAGCCGGGCAGACCATCCGTTTCCGCGCCAGTGCAGGCGAGGGCCCGAAACCTGTTATCTATCTTTGGCCGACTGGTACGGGCTCCAATCCCACCCGTCCACCAGGATGGAGCATCAGCCTAAACGGCGCCCATGCAGAGGTCAAAGGCATCTGCATGACAGGTATTTACGAATACGAGCCCACGGCGGCCGATAATATGCAGGGTGGGCTGATCCAGACTCAGACGGCCGAAGGCGGCAGCATCGTGGTCGATGACTGCATCTTCTCCAACACAAACGGCAACCACATTAGGACCAATACCAGCACCAAAAAGGTAATCGCCACCAATTGTATCTTCGCCAATATGGGCAACCTGGTGACCTCCAATTTTGGCGCCGGCAAGGCCTTCGACCTTCGCGACGTCGCCTGCGATTCGTTCGTGGTCCGCAACTGTACGTTCGTTAATTATCAGGACCGCCCCATCCGTCACTGGAATGCCACCTCGACCAAGCCCATCATCCACGGCCTGATCGACCACAATACCTTTGTCAACGGTATGGGCTTCCACGGCTTGCTGTCGCTCGGCGGTGTCGGCAAGGATATGACCATCACCAACAACCTCTTTATCGATGCCTTCGCCCTCGGCGAAGATTCAACCGATGTCACCCGCGCTGCGGAATGGGCCAACACCGGCGAAGTCTATGCCAACGGCAACAACAAGATCACCTGGATCTTTACGTCGCCCAATGACACCACCAAATGGAAGGTGAGCAACAACTATTGGACCATCAGCGATTCCGGCTGGGCCTTTTTGAATGCCTTCAAATTCGGTCCGGCCAATCCGCTTTCCGCTCATATCCAGAATAAACTGGGCGCCGGTGCGGCTACCGCGTTCACCTATCTGGATCTCAAACCCGCCAAAATCCCGAAGCTGATGACCAACCTGATGCGCTGGTATGAATCGCCCACCGGCGGCAACAAGACCAAGGACAAGGCCAATTATGTCCGCGCGCGCGACGATTTCGACCGCCGTTTCATCGAATTCTTCCGCGACACCATGGATGTCTCCTATCCGACCTCCTCGGTGGCCTATATGGGCGGCGAAAATGGCATGCCCGCCGGCGATCTCAACTGGTTCCCTGACAAGAAGGCCCAGTGGCAGGAACTGGCTGCGGCCACACCGATAGCCGAGGCGCGCATCGATGCCAACAACGATTTTATCGCTGACCTCAAAGGCCAGATCGTTACCCTTGTCGGCACGGTCACTTCCCCCAACTACCGTCCCGGCGGCCTGCAGTATTATATGCAGGATGCCACCGGCGGTATCAATATCTTCGCCAGCTCCGTGGTCTATGATCTCAAGGTTGGCGATGTCATCAAGATCACCGGCAAGATCGATCAATACAATGGCCTGGTCGAGATCGTCCCTGCGGCGGCCACCGATATCGTCACCCTGAGCCGCGGCGCTGCGGTTTCCCCGCTGCCGATGACCAAGGCCGACATGAACGAGGCCACAGAAGGGGTGCTGGCGATGCTGTTCCGCTATCGGCTCGTCGATGCCACCAAGTGGCCGGCTGCCGGCAAGAATGCTACCGTCCAGTTCACCAACGGCACGGATGTCGTCGATGTCTACATTGACAAGGATGTCGATATCGCCGGCACAACGCCGCCGGCCGGCTGGGTCAATCTCGTGGGCAACATCGAGCAGTTCACCACCGCGACTCCGGCCAACACCGGCTACGAGATTCGCCCCCGCGGAGTGGCGGACTTTATCCTCATCACCGGCGTCGCCGAGAATGATGGCAGTCTGCCGACCCATTATGCCCTGTCTCAGAACTACCCCAACCCCTTCAACCCGGTGACCACCTTTGCTTTCGACATGCCGGAAAATGGCGATGTCCGCATCGTGGTTTATGACCTGCTGGGCAAGGTAGTTGCGACCCTGCACGACGGCAAGCTTGCCGCCGGTTACCACAAGTTCAATTTCAACGGCGTCAGTGTCCCGAGCGGCATCTATTTCTA
- a CDS encoding carboxypeptidase-like regulatory domain-containing protein — protein MNKWLRLTALSLFVSLSALYAQGTLTGVVLDSAKADPLIGANVYLVGTALGSVTDIEGKYRIVNVPEGSYTLRISYIGYRTRNLRVQVAAGQTLQRNIRLVSDVAKGISVDVTAQAIGQVAAINQQISAKTIVNVISEEKIQELPDANAAESIGRLPGVSILRSGGEANKVILRGLEDKFTVITVDGVKIPPTDATSRGVDLSTLSQSSLAGIELYKAQTPDKDGDALAGSINLVTKKAPENRELRLTMKGGYNRLEKSAEQYDASFHYGERFFNSLIGVQLAGNLERRVRSNEQIDVNYNQSLDFGRDYFINDFSVEYTDEVRKRGGFSVLLDWNTPDNGTIKLNNVFGQTNRDYFFATRDYPSNGGGSQQGNPTFDYRDREQEINTFTSALTGDNHLIGLNVKWGVSFGQSKGNFPYDYQTIFVGVDAMKYSPMFHDHPERLIDYANTNYSDFGLNWAYNRGQRNLDKERTASLDIARPFTLTPFLSGELKVGGKYKIKDRSNSRFEDFTPYYLGKWQPYEMLPDGTFRNKNFAGTPFENWASKAISGSGIAIDQFFQDPVSRKIYGSYDLMPIIDKDRMRQWYELNRYGIDKTKNVHEVWNNPLYEYDDYNITERVGAGYIMGTLNLGQIATVIGGVRIEQEDNDYLAGYMPKASSGFPISPNAVRDTTSDASQQVVLPNVNVAFAPFSFMKLRMAAFKALARPDFNMRLDRYIAGRGAEVGSNFEVMVGNPDLKTADAWNYEVNPTFFSKTIGLISLSAYYKEINNMYHMLNDFGTTGDTLIQRFGINWASQMLGTSYSLTLPYNSPKPTKVWGFEFEHQVNFNFLPGLLKNIVLSYNASVVRSEAYIYTARLDSVFYDPPGPIKGSWKKFNALDEDKRKLENMPEFFGNIALGYDIGRFSGRISLYHQGEHNVSYSASGLSDVVTNAYTRIDLALKQGITRNIALVLNVNNLTDVEEGNSVRNRVRNWTLFNQSEKYGTTADFGVTMNF, from the coding sequence ATGAACAAATGGTTACGCTTGACCGCTCTCTCTCTGTTCGTTTCACTATCGGCGCTTTACGCCCAGGGTACCCTGACTGGCGTGGTGCTGGATAGTGCCAAAGCGGATCCCCTCATCGGCGCCAATGTCTATCTGGTCGGGACGGCTCTTGGCAGCGTCACCGATATCGAGGGTAAGTATCGTATTGTCAACGTGCCGGAAGGCAGCTATACCTTGCGCATCTCCTATATTGGCTACCGGACCCGGAATCTCCGGGTTCAGGTAGCCGCCGGCCAGACCCTGCAGCGTAACATCCGGCTGGTTTCGGATGTCGCCAAGGGCATCAGCGTGGACGTCACCGCCCAGGCGATCGGCCAGGTGGCGGCGATCAACCAGCAGATCAGCGCCAAGACCATCGTCAATGTGATCTCGGAGGAGAAGATCCAGGAGCTGCCGGACGCCAATGCCGCCGAATCGATCGGCCGTCTGCCAGGCGTTTCGATCCTGCGCTCCGGCGGCGAGGCCAACAAGGTGATCCTGCGCGGCCTTGAGGACAAGTTCACGGTCATCACCGTCGACGGTGTCAAGATTCCCCCCACCGATGCCACCAGCCGCGGCGTCGACCTCAGCACGTTGTCGCAGAGTTCGCTTGCGGGCATCGAGCTGTATAAAGCCCAGACCCCTGACAAGGACGGCGACGCCCTGGCAGGCAGCATCAATCTGGTCACTAAAAAGGCTCCGGAGAACCGGGAACTCCGGTTGACGATGAAGGGTGGTTACAATCGGCTGGAGAAATCAGCCGAACAGTATGATGCCTCCTTCCATTACGGCGAACGCTTTTTCAACAGCCTGATCGGCGTCCAGCTTGCGGGGAATCTCGAAAGACGCGTCCGCAGCAATGAACAGATCGATGTAAATTATAATCAGAGCCTCGACTTTGGCCGGGATTATTTCATCAACGATTTTTCGGTCGAGTATACCGACGAAGTGCGCAAGCGGGGCGGGTTCAGCGTGCTGCTCGACTGGAACACGCCGGACAACGGCACCATCAAGCTGAATAATGTCTTCGGCCAGACCAACCGCGATTACTTTTTTGCCACGCGGGATTATCCCTCCAACGGCGGCGGGAGTCAGCAGGGCAATCCCACCTTCGACTATCGCGACCGGGAGCAGGAGATCAACACCTTCACCAGCGCGCTGACCGGCGACAACCATCTCATCGGTTTGAATGTCAAGTGGGGCGTTTCCTTCGGCCAGTCCAAGGGCAATTTCCCCTATGACTATCAGACCATCTTTGTCGGTGTCGATGCGATGAAGTATTCGCCCATGTTTCATGACCATCCCGAGCGGCTTATCGACTATGCGAACACTAACTATTCCGATTTTGGCTTGAATTGGGCCTACAACCGGGGTCAGCGTAACCTCGACAAGGAGCGCACGGCCTCACTGGATATCGCAAGACCCTTCACGCTGACACCCTTCCTCTCCGGTGAACTCAAGGTGGGCGGCAAGTACAAGATCAAGGACCGCAGCAACTCCCGGTTCGAGGATTTCACGCCCTACTATCTCGGCAAATGGCAGCCCTACGAGATGCTACCGGATGGAACCTTCCGCAACAAGAATTTTGCCGGCACCCCGTTTGAGAATTGGGCCTCCAAGGCGATCAGCGGCAGCGGCATTGCCATCGACCAGTTCTTCCAGGATCCGGTTTCGCGAAAAATCTACGGCAGCTACGACCTGATGCCGATCATCGACAAGGATCGGATGCGGCAGTGGTACGAACTCAATCGGTACGGCATCGACAAAACGAAAAATGTCCATGAGGTCTGGAATAATCCCCTCTATGAATATGACGACTATAATATCACCGAGCGCGTAGGGGCGGGCTACATCATGGGCACCCTGAATTTAGGGCAAATCGCTACGGTAATCGGCGGCGTCCGGATTGAACAGGAAGATAATGATTATCTCGCCGGCTATATGCCAAAAGCCTCTTCCGGATTCCCGATCTCGCCGAATGCAGTCCGGGATACGACCTCGGACGCCTCGCAACAGGTTGTCCTGCCCAATGTCAATGTCGCATTTGCGCCCTTCAGTTTTATGAAGCTGCGCATGGCCGCCTTCAAGGCCCTCGCCCGCCCCGATTTCAACATGCGCCTGGACCGCTATATCGCCGGCCGAGGCGCCGAGGTCGGCAGCAATTTTGAGGTGATGGTCGGCAACCCCGACCTGAAAACCGCCGACGCCTGGAACTATGAGGTCAATCCGACCTTTTTCAGCAAAACCATCGGCCTGATCTCGCTCTCGGCCTACTATAAAGAAATCAATAACATGTATCACATGCTCAACGATTTTGGCACCACCGGCGATACCCTGATCCAGCGCTTCGGCATCAACTGGGCAAGCCAGATGCTTGGCACCTCGTACAGTCTGACACTACCCTATAACTCTCCCAAACCGACCAAGGTGTGGGGCTTCGAGTTTGAACACCAGGTCAACTTTAATTTTCTGCCGGGCTTGCTGAAGAATATCGTCCTCTCCTATAATGCCTCGGTTGTCCGTTCCGAAGCCTATATATATACCGCCCGTCTCGATTCGGTGTTCTATGATCCACCCGGTCCGATCAAGGGCAGCTGGAAAAAGTTCAATGCACTGGACGAGGACAAGCGGAAACTGGAAAACATGCCCGAATTCTTCGGCAACATCGCCCTGGGTTATGATATCGGCCGCTTCTCGGGCCGGATCTCGCTCTACCATCAGGGGGAGCATAACGTCTCCTACTCGGCCAGCGGCCTGAGCGATGTGGTCACTAACGCCTACACCCGCATCGATCTCGCCCTCAAACAGGGGATCACCAGGAATATTGCCCTTGTTCTCAACGTCAACAACCTGACGGATGTCGAAGAGGGCAACTCGGTGCGCAACCGCGTCCGCAATTGGACGCTGTTCAACCAGAGCGAAAAGTACGGCACTACCGCTGACTTTGGCGTCACGATGAACTTTTAA